From Macaca fascicularis isolate 582-1 chromosome 14, T2T-MFA8v1.1, a single genomic window includes:
- the LOC102123433 gene encoding LOW QUALITY PROTEIN: uncharacterized protein (The sequence of the model RefSeq protein was modified relative to this genomic sequence to represent the inferred CDS: inserted 3 bases in 2 codons; deleted 2 bases in 1 codon; substituted 1 base at 1 genomic stop codon) — protein sequence MPSSDRKVDGKGTRGIEGWRGEADTLPAEGQDGGRKVRKGDIFSGGAETAQGWGAAGSSQAERARGQGRSAGXASVGSSTWGGTPGPGQTGTRQGTQNRGVPSCHLTHRNSFSSRHRGSSGRAFSGLCRSLEGWRAGRQAVLGEXQQDVTRRAKRPREXGPGTLRSKEAAGARPAGAVPTRHCGPGSGAERAHSGLGDTVCPHRSAPGAGLAGSTASRGVKGMGRDQTRRGGRGGVNELSGGRLAQAGVRSTAGGEREALASRARGQGGPHGRRRSRDRCLSVRAGDEARSPVGVDVPTSCRRPGRQVRRTCRAGHDMVRCDGEDRRGASGLPEHPRLVGLRQEAGLFLYFSHGVGTLQLPSGLPEPTT from the exons ATGCCGTCTTCAGACAGGAAAGTGGACGGGAAGGGGACCAGG GGGATCGAGGGCTGGCGGGGAGAAGCAGACACCCTCCCGGCAGAGGGGCAGGATGGGGGCAGGAAAGTTAGAAAAGGTGACATCTTCTCGGGGGGAGCCGAGACTGCGCAAGGCTGGGGGGCTGCGGGCTCATCCCAGGCAGAAAGGGCAAGAGGGCAGGGACGGAGCGCAG TGGCCAGCGTAGGGTCCAGCACGTGGGGTGGTACCCCAGGCCCGGGTCAGACAGGGACAAGGCAGGGGACACAAAACAGAGGGGTCCCCAGCTGCCACCTCACCCACCGCAATTCATTTAGTAGCAGGCACAGGGGCAGCTCTGGCAGGGCTTTCTCAGGCCTATGCCGGAGCCTCGAGGGCTGGAGAGCGGGAAGACAGGCAGTGCTCGGGGAGTAGCAGCAGGACGTCACCAGGAGGGCGAAGCGGCCACGGGA GGGCCCCGGGACATTACGCAGCAAGGAGGCTGCAGGGGCTCGGCCTGCGGGCGCCGTTCCCACGAGGCACTGCGGCCCAGGGTCTGGTGCGGAGAGGGCCCACAGTGGACTTGGTGACACTGTATGCCCTCACCGCTCAGCCCCTGGGGCTGGCTTGGCAGGCAGTACAGCATCCAGGGGAGTCAAGGGCATGGGGCGAGACCAGACTAGGCGAGGCGGGCGGGGCGGAGTGAAT GAGCTCTCAGGAGGGAGGCTGGCGCAGGCAGGGGTGAGGAGCACAGCAGGCGGCGAGCGGGAGGCACTGGCCTCCAGAGCCCGTGGCCAAGGCGGGCCTCACGGGCGACGACGGAGCCGGGATCGGTGCCTCAGCGTTCGGGCTGGAGACGAGG CCAGGTCTCCAGTCGGGGTGGACGTGCCCACCAGCTGCCGAAGGCCGGGACGCCAGGTCCGGCGGACTTGCCGAGCGGGACATGACATGGTCCGGTGTGACGGCGAGGACAGAAGGGGCGCGTCCGGCCTTCCTG AACACCCTAGGCTGGTGGGGCTGCGGCAAGAAGCGGgtctgtttctttacttctccCACGGAGTCGGCACACTACAGCTGCCCTCTGGGCTCCCAGAACCCACAACATGA